In Ruminiclostridium josui JCM 17888, the genomic window AAGGCCTTGAGACATTATCTACTGATGAGTTCCGACACTTTAGCTCAAAAAACTGATTATGTACAACTGCCACACATATTTTCTAAAGTAATTGCAATAACCGGAGTAGCCGGGACAGGTGTTTCTACACTTACAGTGGCAATGGCAGAACATACGGCCAAGTCCGGAAATTCGGTGTGTATAGTTGATTTGAGCAGTACTGGCGATTTGGATAAAATCTTTTTTGATTCTGATGAAAATTCTCAAATACCCATTCCCCAAAAAATTAAATCTAATATGTATTATTTTAGAATATATATAGAATCGTTTGCCGATTCGCCGGAAAGTGTCACTATATACAAGCTATTGGGACAGCTGCAGGAGAAATACAGATACATATTTATTGACGGGCATCCGGAGATTTTAAAGGCTATAGATACATATCTTGATAACATTTTTATTGTCTCAGACATGAATCCTATTAACATTTCTAAAATATTTCAAATTCTTGAAAGGATAGGTTTTGCAGAGAAAATAGTATCCAGAACTTCTTTTATAATCAATAAATTTTATAAAGGAGAATTAAGTTCAGATATACTTGTACACAGTGTTTTTAATAGCTCTGAATTTGCAGAACTAAGAGAACTGTTTGCAAAGCCGGAGATTTTTGAGGTTCCCTACAGTGAAAGGGTATACTTGAAATGGATGTACGGTTATTTTGAAAAATTAGCAGGGTTTAACGGTTTGCTATCTGATAATTTTAAAAAATCTATATCAAATATCATTTTACATAAAATCATTCCACACAGAAAGAAAAGTTTAATTAAAAAGGAGTAAAGGCTATGAGTAAAAGGCTTATTATAAAGACCGTACTTATCTGTATCGGTTTGTTTCTAATTACGGATTCTGCATTATTTGCATATATATTTACAAAATATCCTATTAATACCGAAAAGAAAATATCTGTTGTAGTGGCAAC contains:
- a CDS encoding serine/threonine-protein kinase; the encoded protein is MQDNYFQSKYKYIRQLGHGGCGNVYLAENTKLGNFWAVKEIPKGRDFTISGYLEPEILKRLNHPALPRICDVYEDEGCIYIVEDYIEGIGLKQFIDEKGNVHEKEAAEWGIQLCSVLDYLHGQKPEPIIYGDMKPQNIILTKGETIKLVDFGISSMVTVSQNKPPGLAETAFIGTKGYAAPEQYMGGSLCPATDIYSLGITLIHLITGIDPVKNYSFYQDNNFLKHLSPEMSQILKKCVNPRSDLRYRTAEELMKALRHYLLMSSDTLAQKTDYVQLPHIFSKVIAITGVAGTGVSTLTVAMAEHTAKSGNSVCIVDLSSTGDLDKIFFDSDENSQIPIPQKIKSNMYYFRIYIESFADSPESVTIYKLLGQLQEKYRYIFIDGHPEILKAIDTYLDNIFIVSDMNPINISKIFQILERIGFAEKIVSRTSFIINKFYKGELSSDILVHSVFNSSEFAELRELFAKPEIFEVPYSERVYLKWMYGYFEKLAGFNGLLSDNFKKSISNIILHKIIPHRKKSLIKKE